In Elaeis guineensis isolate ETL-2024a chromosome 1, EG11, whole genome shotgun sequence, a genomic segment contains:
- the LOC105038202 gene encoding protein ROS1A isoform X5: MDLSNAMPSPSDAAVTSQLASFTPVMLAQISSSQELSVPPNQLLLNGKGSSNSVLYNDGYPVSVLPSLDSLPEETINGSQELSAPPNQFLLNGKMSQNPVICNGSNHLASKPQCRYPASTLPNLSSSPEKTINMDASMAMPSPSTPMIVEKKKIVQDRLPTEVIDLVNETVNKEDMQEKGKWQPLVGKQAELCFSKPVVSCTSEHLVPSQIVSFQQMVDRGAVLEENANWQSPTHCFLMPTVKSSSVPAMPSQIAFSLGPTVSSSLEHVMTSHTISSLQQRVVREDIQDKEVMKWQPPVQNQMGLCFSNSVGSSSPEPKLPSQVTSSQQTQGEVNAIISSEEAPAQELDAQEHRKRENQGIDLNKKTEQKPKRKKHRPKVIREEKPARTPKPVTPKPLTPKRAKNKEENPSGKRKYVRKSKVQNSMDNPTGASGEIANPVNISRTESVRRCLNFDSEDLQARDGCVGSASTFTCNAKSQAQKECVAGPTMSPSTKSIVHSQGSEVVLDKSPTGITFDLNGSMNQMPNECVNLAEKPTPRLQPCRREMMGTNEMLDGYRRMPESRTISSQPSKRELTRESLPELVRKNEYLNISPNHERSQETGQNKPASHKESSDAILKGTKRDLNLADNAQFSAGTNFTHANNGMDRVSECHDQGRNNPYSSGNCKKKRIENEQNGQDGFTSSASAMTYTTLNNWRINRVVPNNSEVFTFVDAQRLIALSKQQASEHMLSFDQSESNIRPTASVQAHNLSFASATMDCNYSSTPVTYSSVDSTHTTTPVKQTGHICVDYNQPSTPGKPFRFNDTQESEICELQPSMEAIVIKTNMRMKRKKHIKKQQDHPVNPKSSKTNRICFQDHEIATYNCESSPGTRMPQPTAPASGSPREKNLLLQPGPIHDCQSSSNFNESVNGSGTLEAVVPHGDPLDDIIQKLKCLNINRGHDGATTQAQNALILYDGRGGVMVPYEGLLDLPRKRRLRAKVDLDPETNRVWKLLMGKEGGDEGMDIDKEKWWEEERRVFRGRVDSFIGRMHLVQGDRRFSQWKGSVVDSVAGVFLTQNVSDHLSSSAFMAVAAKYPLKSRDNNRRLDAEKMNTYEEQKERSIGASENATTWQEIMLCKESYDQDSVLIIGEKGRANSNESYGSNNGGAIVDYSKGKCWDAHQRELELGHESPDSRRITPAMVKGNTSLAELKDKRLVEDVVSFRNSVISSQYSSEYQIQTADLNGSSSLSNFEAEELIIGSMCNGMDNSTSFTELLRIAELGSHGNERIPSTDSLNRFAQLDVDKRKTVLDPSEKLEGACPSVHTSDSYFHNAEHGFMGPSCAPFMLCNFNNFTNSGLVGMHNAKVVSDESRSHQSSTASGIINANKINSDICGPSANNAIEATGQKKLTVTSETVPAVNSYALTSKQPVQPLTSLETADCIGKCSNNNTPMERTGAALSKSVFQECLSLQDESIQKLQQKEKEVNFPVENTQNAENVPCQKQNSRNKQTSPDLQTNRRNALEVVEGVESNFKNENHNSQKFSSETANNGIKAKKKKVDSEKKKTYHWDSLRKEAYNKGANRERSCETMDSLDWEAVRCADVNEISETIRERGMNNMLAERIKEFLNRLVRDHGSINLEWLRDVEPDKAKDYLLSIWGLGLKSVECVRLLTLHHLAFPVDTNVGRICVRLGWVPIQPLPESLQLHLLELYPILETIQKYLWPRLCKLDQRTLYELHYQMITFGKVFCTKSKPNCNACPMRGECKHFASAFASARLALPGLEEKSVVSSTIPIASENGRTPACNLVPLPQLEGSMFSQERTVYNNCEPIIEEPATPEAECLETEETAIEDAFFEDPDEIPTIKLNLEEFTQNLQNYMHANNMDIQDGDMSKALVAITPEAASIPMPRLKNVSRLRTEHQVYELPDSHPLLEGLDTREPDDPCSYLLAIWTPGETAQSTELPKAFCNSQETGKLCDRKTCFACNSIREAQAQTVRGTLLIPCRTAMRGSFPLNGTYFQVNEVFADHDTSRNPIDVPREWIWKLPRRMVYFGSSIPTIFRGLTTEEIQQCFWRGFVCVRGFDRRTRAPKPLYARLHLPASKAPRNKRAAAAAAKEDK, encoded by the exons ATGGATTTGAGTAATGCAATGCCTTCGCCATCTGATGCAGCAGTCACCAGCCAGTTAGCTTCTTTCACTCCAGTCATGCTTGCACAAATTAGCAGCAGTCAAGAATTATCGGTGCCCCCAAACCAATTGCTGCTGAATGGGAAGGGGTCATCGAATTCAGTCCTTTACAATG ATGGATATCCTGTTTCTGTTCTCCCAAGTCTTGATTCTTTGCCAGAGGAAACA ATTAATGGCAGTCAGGAATTGTCTGCTCCCCCAAATCAATTCTTGCTAAATGGGAAGATGTCACAGAATCCAGTCATTTGTAATGGTAGCAACCACCTGGCATCAAAACCTCAGT GTAGATATCCTGCTTCTACTCTCCCAAATCTTAGTTCCTCGCCAGAGAAAACAATAAACATGGATGCGAGCATGGCGATGCCTTCGCCATCCACCCCTATGATtgtggagaagaaaaaaattgttCAAGATCGCCTACCTACGGAAGTCATTGATTTGGTAAACGAAACAGTCAATAAGGAGGATATGCAGGAGAAAGGGAAATGGCAACCTCTTGTAGGGAAGCAGGCAGAATTATGCTTCTCGAAGCCTGTAGTGTCATGTACTTCGGAGCATTTAGTGCCATCACAAATAGTGTCTTTCCAACAAATGGTCGACAGGGGAGCTGTGCTTGAGGAAAATGCGAATTGGCAATCCCCAACACATTGCTTCTTAATGCCTACAGTGAAATCTTCATCTGTGCCTGCAATGCCATCTCAGATAGCTTTTTCTTTGGGGCCTACAGTATCATCTTCTTTGGAGCATGTAATGACATCACATACAATTTCTTCCCTACAACAAAGAGTTGTGAGGGAAGACATTCAGGACAAGGAGGTTATGAAATGGCAGCCTCCAGTGCAGAACCAGATGGGGCTTTGTTTCTCAAATTCTGTAGGTTCATCTTCTCCAGAGCCCAAACTGCCATCTCAGGTCACTTCATCCCAACAAACACAAGGTGAAGTCAATGCAATTATATCATCTGAGGAAGCCCCTGCACAAGAACTGGATGCTCAGGAACatagaaagagagaaaatcaggggaTAGACTTGAACAAGAAAACCGAGCAGAAGCCTAAAAGGAAGAAGCACAGGCCCAAGGTCATTCGAGAGGAAAAGCCTGCCAGAACACCAAAGCCAGTAACTCCCAAGCCTCTGACCCCTAAGCGAGCCAAGAATAAAGAAGAAAACCCATCGGGTAAGAGGAAGTATGTTCGAAAGAGTAAAGTCCAAAACTCTATGGATAACCCCACGGGTGCTTCAGGTGAAATTGCTAATCCAGTCAATATAAGCAGGACTGAATCTGTCAGACGGTGTTTGAACTTTGATTCAGAAGATTTGCAAGCAAGAGATGGCTGTGTAGGGTCAGCATCAACATTTACATGCAATGCCAAATCTCAAGCTCAGAAGGAATGTGTTGCAGGTCCTACCATGAGCCCAAGCACTAAATCAATTGTACATTCTCAAGGATCAGAAGTAGTTCTGGACAAATCTCCAACAGGAATCACATTTGATCTTAATGGTTCCATGAATCAAATGCCGAATGAGTGTGTAAATTTGGCTGAAAAACCAACACCACGTCTTCAACCTTGTAGAAGAGAGATGATGGGAACAAATGAAATGCTGGATGGTTATAGAAGAATGCCAGAAAGCAGGACCATATCTTCTCAGCCTTCTAAAAGAGAGTTGACAAGAGAAAGTCTGCCTGAATTGGTTAGGAAGAATGAGTACCTGAATATTTCTCCCAACCATGAGAGGTCTCAAGAAACTGGTCAGAACAAGCCTGCTTCACATAAAGAATCCTCAGATGCGATACTGAAAGGAACAAAAAGAGACCTTAACCTTGCTGATAATGCTCAGTTTTCAGCAGGTACAAATTTCACACATGCCAACAATGGGATGGACCGGGTTAGTGAATGTCATGATCAAGGCAGGAACAACCCTTACTCTTCTGGGAATTgcaaaaaaaagagaatagaGAATGAGCAAAATGGACAGgatggattcacatccagtgCTTCTGCCATGACATACACAACTCTGAATAATTGGAGAATAAATCGTGTGGTGCCAAATAATTCTGAAGTCTTTACTTTTGTTGATGCACAAAGGTTGATTGCCCTCAGTAAACAGCAAGCTTCAGAGCACATGCTGTCATTTGATCAATCAGAAAGCAACATTAGACCAACAGCATCAGTTCAGGCTCATAATTTATCATTTGCAAGTGCCACTATGGACTGCAACTACAGTTCAACACCTGTAACATACAGTAGTGTGGACAGCACCCATACAACAACACCTGTAAAGCAAACTGGACACATTTGTGTGGATTACAACCAGCCATCAACTCCAGGAAAGCCCTTCAGATTCAATGATACTCAAGAAAGTGAGATTTGCGAATTGCAACCTTCCATGGAAGCCATTGTCATAAAGACCAACATGAGAATGAAACGGAAAAAGCATATAAAGAAGCAACAAGATCATCCAGTCAATCCCAAATCCTCAAAAACCAATAGAATATGTTTCCAAGACCATGAGATTGCTACATACAATTGTGAATCTTCACCTGGAACAAGAATGCCTCAGCCAACTGCACCAGCTTCAGGAAGTCCAAGGGAGAAAAATTTGCTTCTCCAACCTGGTCCCATTCATGACTGTCAAAGTAGCAGCAATTTCAATGAATCAGTTAATGGCAGTGGAACCTTAGAAGCAGTAGTACCACATGGTGATCCTTTAGATGATATCATTCAGAAACTAAAATGTCTAAATATAAACAGGGGCCATGATGGTGCCACAACTCAAGCACAAAATGCTCTCATTCTTTATGATGGAAGAGGTGGTGTAATGGTTCCATATGAAGGCCTGCTTGATCTTCCTAGGAAACGTCGCCTTCGGGCCAAAGTTGATCTGGATCCAGAGACAAATAGGGTGTGGAAGCTTTTGATGGGAAAGGAAGGCGGTGACGAGGGAATGGATATAGATAAAGAGAAGTGGTGGGAAGAAGAAAGGCGAGTATTCCGTGGACGTGTAGACTCATTCATTGGCCGGATGCATCTTGTTCAAG GCGACAGACGCTtctctcaatggaaaggatctgtTGTAGACTCAGTTGCTGGTGTCTTTCTTACTCAGAATGTTTCAGACCATCTTTCAAG TTCTGCCTTCATGGCTGTTGCCGCAAAATATCCTTTAAAGTCAAGAGACAATAATAGGAGGTTGGATGCAGAAAAAATGAACACATATGAAGAGCAAAAAGAAAGATCCATTGGTGCCTCTGAAAATGCCACAACATGGCAGGAAATCATGTTATGTAAAGAATCATATGACCAAGATTCTGTATTGATTATTGGAGAAAAAGGAAGGGCTAATAGTAATGAATCATATGGGAGCAATAATGGAGGTGCCATAGTAGACTATTCAAAAGGCAAATGTTGGGATGCACATCAAAGAGAGCTAGAACTTGGTCATGAATCGCCTGATAGCAGGAGAATCACTCCAGCTATGGTGAaaggaaatacaagtttagctgaACTCAAAGATAAAAGGTTAGTGGAGGATGTAGTTTCATTCCGAAACTCTGTTATTTCATCTCAATACTCTTCAGAATACCAAATTCAGACAGCTGATCTGAATGGATCAAGCTCATTGTCCAACTTTGAAGCCGAAGAATTAATAATTGGGAGTATGTGCAATGGTATGGACAATTCAACTTCATTTACTGAGCTTCTACGGATAGCAGAGCTTGGCAGTCATGGTAATGAAAGGATTCCCTCAACAGATTCCCTCAACAGGTTTGCACAATTGGATGTTGACAAGAGAAAAACAGTCTTGGATCCATCTGAAAAACTGGAAGGTGCATGTCCATCAGTGCACACATCTGATTCTTATTTCCATAATGCAGAGCATGGGTTTATGGGCCCGTCATGTGCTCCTTTCATGCTTTGTAATTTTAATAATTTCACAAATTCTGGATTGGTGGGAATGCATAATGCCAAAGTAGTAAGTGATGAGAGCAGATCTCACCAATCCTCGACTGCTTCTGGGATAATCAACGCAAATAAAATCAACTCGGACATATGTGGTCCCTCAGCCAACAATGCAATTGAAGCTACAGGCCAGAAGAAGCTGACAGTAACTTCTGAAACAGTACCTGCAGTTAATTCATATGCACTAACAAGCAAGCAACCTGTTCAACCATTAACCAGCTTAGAAACAGCAGATTGCATTGGAAAGTGCTCTAATAACAATACCCCAATGGAGAGAACTGGGGCCGCATTAAGTAAATCAGTTTTCCAAGAATGCTTATCTTTGCAAGATGAGTCTATTCAGAAATTgcagcaaaaagaaaaagaagtaaacTTCCCAGTTGAAAACACTCAAAATGCAGAAAATGTTCCATGTCAGAAGCAGAATTCTCGGAATAAGCAAACCTCTCCAGACTTACAGACTAATCGAAGGAATGCATTGGAAGTTGTAGAGGGtgttgaatcaaattttaaaaatgaaaatCATAATTCCCAAAAGTTTTCATCTGAAACAGCAAATAATGGAATAAAAGCAAAGAAGAAAAAGGTTGATAGTGAAAAAAAGAAGACATATCACTGGGATAGCTTGCGAAAAGAGGCATATAACAAAGGTGCCAATCGAGAGAGAAGCTGTGAGACAATGGACTCACTTGACTGGGAAGCAGTAAGGTGTGCAGATGTAAATGAGATATCTGAAACTATTAGAGAGCGTGGAATGAACAACATGCTGGCAGAGAGGATTAAG GAATTTCTCAACCGACTGGTTAGAGATCATGGAAGCATCAATCTTGAATGGTTAAGAGACGTTGAACCAGACAAAGCAAA GGACTACCTCCTAAGTATATGGGGATTGGGACTCAAAAGTGTTGAATGTGTTCGCCTTTTGACGCTTCACCATCTAGCTTTTCCT GTTGACACAAATGTTGGCCGCATATGTGTAAGACTGGGATGGGTACCAATTCAGCCCCTTCCAGAGTCCCTTCAGTTACATCTTTTAGAGCT GTATCCTATTTTGGAGACCATTCAGAAGTATCTCTGGCCTCGGCTATGTAAGCTTGACCAGCGGACATT ATATGAGCTCCATTATCAAATGATTACCTTTGGAAAG GTTTTCTGCACCAAAAGCAAGCCAAATTGTAATGCATGCCCAATGAGAGGAGAGTGCAAACACTTTGCGAGTGCCTTTGCCAG TGCAAGGCTTGCACTTCCAGGACTGGAGGAGAAAAGTGTGGTGAGTTCAACAATTCCAATTGCTTCCGAGAATGGCCGTACACCTGCTTGCAACCTAGTGCCCCTACCTCAACTTGAGGGGAGCATGTTCTCACAAGAAAGAACTGTTTATAATAATTGCGAGCCCATCATTGAAGAACCAGCCACACCAGAAGCTGAATGCCTAGAAACTGAAGAAACTGCAATTGAAGATGCCTtttttgaagatcctgatgaaatTCCTACCATCAAGctcaatcttgaagagttcacacAAAATTTACAGAATTATATGCATGCAAACAATATGGATATTCAAGATGGTGATATGTCAAAAGCTCTAGTTGCTATAACACCTGAAGCTGCTTCCATTCCCATGCCTAGGCTTAAGAATGTGAGCCGCCTACGGACAGAACATCAAGT CTATGAACTTCCAGATTCACACCCTCTCTTGGAAGGA TTGGACACAAGAGAGCCTGATGATCCTTGTTCATATCTTCTGGCCATATGGACACCAG GTGAGACTGCACAATCTACTGAGCTACCCAAGGCATTCTGCAACTCCCAAGAAACGGGTAAACTATGCGACAGGAAAACATGTTTTGCTTGCAATAGTATACGAGAAGCACAAGCTCAAACTGTCAGAGGCACACTTTTG ATCCCATGTCGTACAGCAATGAGAGGAAGTTTTCCACTAAATGGCACCTATTTTCAAGTTAACGAG GTATTCGCAGATCATGATACTAGCCGCAACCCAATTGATGTTCCTAGGGAATGGATATGGAAGCTGCCTAGACGGATGGTATATTTTGGAAGCTCGATACCGACTATATTTAGAG GTCTAACAACTGAAGAAATACAGCAATGCTTTTGGAGAG